From a region of the Buteo buteo chromosome 7, bButBut1.hap1.1, whole genome shotgun sequence genome:
- the PAFAH1B1 gene encoding platelet-activating factor acetylhydrolase IB subunit beta, translated as MVLSQRQRDELNRAIADYLRSNGYEEAYSVFKKEAELDVNEELDKKYAGLLEKKWTSVIRLQKKVMELESKLNEAKEEFTSGGPLGQKRDPKEWIPRPPEKYALSGHRSPVTRVIFHPVFSVMVSASEDATIKVWDYETGDFERTLKGHTDSVQDISFDHTGKLLASCSADMTIKLWDFQGFECIRTMHGHDHNVSSVAIMPNGDHIVSASRDKTIKMWEVQTGYCVKTFTGHREWVRMVRPNQDGTLIASCSNDQTVRVWVVATKECKAELREHEHVVECISWAPESSYSTISEATGSETKKSGKPGPFLLSGSRDKTIKMWDISTGMCLMTLVGHDNWVRGVLFHSGGKFILSCADDKTLRVWDFKNKRCMKTLNAHEHFVTSLDFHKTAPYVVTGSVDQTVKVWECR; from the exons ATGGTGCTGTCACAAAGGCAACGAGATGAACT aaaTCGAGCAATAGCAGATTACCTTCGTTCTAATGGCTATGAAGAGGCATATTCggtttttaaaaaggaagctgAGTTAGATGTG AATGAAGAGTTAGATAAGAAGTATGCTggtcttctggaaaaaaaatggacatCTGTTATAAGATTACAAAAGAAG GTAATGGAATTAGAATCGAAGCTGAATGAAGCTAAGGAAGAATTTACATCAGGTGGACCTCTTGGTCAGAAACGAGACCCTAAAGAGTGGATTCCTCGTCCTCCAGAGAAGTATGCATTGAGTGGACATAGGAGTCCTGTCACTCGAGTGATTTTCCATCCCGTTTTCAGTGTTATGGTCTCTGCTTCAGAGGATGCCACAATAAAG GTGTGGGATTATGAGACGGGAGACTTTGAACGAACCCTTAAGGGGCATACAGACTCTGTGCAAGATATTTCCTTTGACCACACTGGCAAACTATTGGCCTCCTGTTCTGCTGATATGACCATTAAGCTATGGGATTTCCAGGGCTTTGAATGCATCAGAACTATGCATG gTCATGATCATAACGTTTCTTCAGTAGCCATCATGCCCAATGGAGATCATATAGTTTCTGCCTCAAGGGATAAAACTATCAAAATGTGGGAAGTCCAAACAGG TTACTGCGTGAAGACTTTCACGGGTCACAGAGAATGGGTGCGCATGGTGCGGCCTAACCAGGATGGCACCTTAATTGCCAGTTGTTCTAATGACCAGACAGTGCGTGTTTGGGTGGTAGCAACAAAGGAATGCAAAGCTGAGCTCCGAGAACATGAGCACGTGGTAGAATGCATTTCCTGGGCTCCTGAGAGCTCGTACTCCACCATATCAGAAGCTACGGGATCAGAG ACTAAGAAGAGTGGCAAGCCTGGGCCTTTTCTGCTGTCTGGATCCAGAGACAAAACCATTAAGATGTGGGACATTAGCACTGGCATGTGCCTTATGACACTT GTGGGCCATGATAACTGGGTACGTGGCGTTCTGTTCCATTCTGGgggaaaatttattttgagCTGTGCTGATGACAAGACTCTACGTGTCTGGGACTTCAAGAACAAACGATGCATGAAAACCCTCAATGCGCACGAACACTTTGTTACCTCTTTGG atTTCCACAAGACGGCACCGTATGTGGTTACTGGAAGTGTAGATCAAACAGTAAAAGTGTGGGAGTGCCGTTGA